The Phycisphaeraceae bacterium genome segment TGCCACGATCACAAGAAAGATCCGATCCCCCAGCGCGACTACTACCGCTTCCTGGCGTTCTTCGAGAACATCAAGCCGTACAAGGTCAACCCCGGCAACAGCGTGAACCCGGAGAACTACCTGCGCAGCGTGCCGGTGGACCTGGGCAGTTCGGAGTTTCACCATCGACTGGTGGACTACGCGCAGCGGCGCGATCGGCTGGTGTCGCGGCTGGAGGAGATTCGCGCCAACACGCTGGCCGCGGAGGCGAAGAGCCCTCACCCCGGGCATCTCCCAGGTGGAGCGGGCGACGCCGCGGCTGGTCCCGTCGTTCATCTTTCGTTTGATGAGACAGACGATGCCCGATTCCGCCATGCCATGACGGCCATGCAGGCGGAGATGCGGGGTACCGCAGTCGCCGCCGATGGTCGCCACGGAGCAGCGCGAACGTTTGACGGGCGGCGCGATTTCATCCGCATCGTCCGTCCGGTGCAGGATGACTTCACCATCGCCTTCTGGCTGCGCACCACCGGCACGGGACCGGGCGGCAATGACTATCGCTGGTTCCTCGGCGCGGGGCTGGTGGATGGCGAGGTGCGCGGCATCGTGCGCGACTTCGGCGTCTCGTATCACTCCGATGGGCGCATCACCGCGGGAACGGGCGAGCCGGAGACGTTCATTCATTCCCCGCCCGGCTACAACGACGGGCTGTGGCATCACGTGGCCTTCACGCGCGAGCGTTCGAGCGGCCTGATCCGGCTGTTCGTGGACGGCGAGCCGGTGGCGCAGGCGAAGGGCTCGACCAGGCCGCTTGACGCCCCGGCGCATCTCGACATCGGACGCATGATGCCGGGCTACAACCACTTCCGGGGCGATCTGGACGATGTGCGCCTCTATGCGCGGGCGCTCAGCGAGCACGAGATCCTGTCGCTGACGTACGGCGAGGGGTTCTCTCCCGCCTTCGCCGATCGCGTTCGAGCCGCCCTGGGCGAGGAGGAGCACCGCCGCTACCAGGAAGTGCTGACCGACCTGCGCGGGCTGCGCAAGCCGGTGCGAGAGACGACCGAGGTGCTCTGCGTCATGGAGCAGGGGGCGAACCCGCCCGATTCATTCGTGCGTCAGCGCGGCAACGTGCATTCGATCGGCGAGAAGGTCACGCCCGGCTACCCGTCGATCCTCGGCTTCCCCGACCCCCCTACTCCCCCCGCGACATCCTCCACCGCCGCCCCCCCGCGTCCCATCGATACGCGGCCCGACAGCGCGGAAACATCAGGCCGCCGCCTGACCCTGGCGCGGTGGATCGCCAGCCCGGAAAACCCGCTCACGGCCCGCGTGATGGCCAACCGGCTGTGGCAGCATCACTTCGGCCGGGGCATCGTGCGCACGCCCAACGACTTCGGGCGGCTGGGTGAGGCGCCCACGCACCCGGAGCTCCTCGACTGGCTGGCGAGCGAGTTCACCGCCCGCCAGTGGTCGATCAAGTCGATGCACCGGCTCATCATGACGTCAAGCGCCTACCGCATGTCGTCGCGCGGCGACGCAAGGGCGATTGAAGCCGACCCCGAGAACAACCTCTTCACGCGCTTCAACATGCGGCGGCTGACCGCGGAGGAACTGCGCGACTCGGTGCTGGCGATGAGCGGCACGCTCAACCTCGAAATGGGCGGCCCCAGCGTTTACCCGCCCATGCCGCGCGAGGTGCTCCAGACGGCCTCGCGCCCCGACCAGGCGTGGGGACGCTCCGATCCGCGGCAGGCCGCCCGGCGCACCATCTACATCCACATCAAGCGATCGCTGCTCATGCCGCTGCTCGTCAGCTTCGATATGGCGGATACCGACAACTCCTGCGACGTGCGATTCGTCACGACACAGCCCACGCAGGCGCTCACCCTGCTCAACGGCGAGTTCATGCAGGAGCAGGCGGAACTGTTCGCCCGGCGGCTGGAGCGCGAGGCGGGCGGAGACCACGCCGCGCAGATCCGTCACGCCTTCCGGCTGCTCACCAGCCGCGACCCGCACCCGGATGATCTGCGCGAATGCCTGTCGCTGCTTGACGAACTGCAGACGGTCGATGCCCAGACACCCGAGCAGGCGATGAAGTATCTCGCCCTGATGCTGCTGAACCTGAACGAGTTCGTGTACCTGGACTAGGTTCACCACCGGGGACGTGAACGAAGCACGGAGCGGGCGCGGATGAACTCGCCTGTCGCCCGCGCTGCTCCTGTCGGACATCGTGATCATTCACGCGGGCTGATATCGAACGACTTCAACAACACCACCAGTCCACTGGTCGGCTGTTTCCTCACCGAGTCGCAACGCTCCTCATCCTCCGTGTCGCCGCGTGTCACCCTGTGTTGACCCCAAGC includes the following:
- a CDS encoding DUF1553 domain-containing protein, translated to MRRTLHFITLGSAAALALGFGLAVAPAGSPGESRDGGWWSYRPLTRPDVPTVNDDAWVANPIDAFILSRIEQQGLSPAAEADKVTLIRRAYYDLLGLPPTPEEVAAFVADDAPDAWERLIDRLLESPHYGEKWGRHWLDIVRYAETDSFERDRPKPMAWKYRDYVVRAFNSDKPYDRFIIEQLAGDELPDATVDTLTATGYYRLGIWDDEPTDVKQAQYDDLDGVISTTAQAMLGMTIGCARCHDHKKDPIPQRDYYRFLAFFENIKPYKVNPGNSVNPENYLRSVPVDLGSSEFHHRLVDYAQRRDRLVSRLEEIRANTLAAEAKSPHPGHLPGGAGDAAAGPVVHLSFDETDDARFRHAMTAMQAEMRGTAVAADGRHGAARTFDGRRDFIRIVRPVQDDFTIAFWLRTTGTGPGGNDYRWFLGAGLVDGEVRGIVRDFGVSYHSDGRITAGTGEPETFIHSPPGYNDGLWHHVAFTRERSSGLIRLFVDGEPVAQAKGSTRPLDAPAHLDIGRMMPGYNHFRGDLDDVRLYARALSEHEILSLTYGEGFSPAFADRVRAALGEEEHRRYQEVLTDLRGLRKPVRETTEVLCVMEQGANPPDSFVRQRGNVHSIGEKVTPGYPSILGFPDPPTPPATSSTAAPPRPIDTRPDSAETSGRRLTLARWIASPENPLTARVMANRLWQHHFGRGIVRTPNDFGRLGEAPTHPELLDWLASEFTARQWSIKSMHRLIMTSSAYRMSSRGDARAIEADPENNLFTRFNMRRLTAEELRDSVLAMSGTLNLEMGGPSVYPPMPREVLQTASRPDQAWGRSDPRQAARRTIYIHIKRSLLMPLLVSFDMADTDNSCDVRFVTTQPTQALTLLNGEFMQEQAELFARRLEREAGGDHAAQIRHAFRLLTSRDPHPDDLRECLSLLDELQTVDAQTPEQAMKYLALMLLNLNEFVYLD